A region from the Dehalococcoidia bacterium genome encodes:
- the coaD gene encoding pantetheine-phosphate adenylyltransferase yields the protein MAIAIYPGSFDPATMGHVDIAERAAALFEQLVVAVYDDPPKPLLFTAAERASLMKKALAHVPNIRVERYNGLTVEFARKRKAVAIVRGLRMSSDFEREFEMALMNKKLAPDVELVCFMTKLEFEFVSSSLLKEAAKLGGDIDDLVPPHVATALREKLLRR from the coding sequence TTGGCCATTGCTATTTATCCAGGAAGTTTTGACCCAGCAACTATGGGACACGTTGATATTGCGGAGCGAGCAGCAGCCCTATTCGAGCAACTGGTGGTGGCGGTCTACGATGACCCGCCGAAGCCCTTGCTGTTCACTGCCGCTGAAAGGGCGTCGTTGATGAAAAAGGCGCTGGCTCACGTTCCCAACATTCGGGTGGAACGCTACAACGGGCTTACTGTGGAGTTCGCTAGAAAGAGGAAAGCCGTTGCTATAGTGCGTGGCCTGAGAATGAGCTCAGACTTCGAAAGGGAATTCGAGATGGCCCTTATGAACAAGAAGCTCGCTCCGGATGTGGAACTGGTCTGCTTTATGACCAAGCTAGAGTTCGAATTTGTTAGCTCAAGCCTGCTTAAGGAGGCGGCCAAACTGGGGGGCGACATCGATGATCTGGTTCCGCCGCACGTGGCCACAGCCTTAAGAGAGAAACTTCTTAGGAGGTGA
- a CDS encoding YfhL family 4Fe-4S dicluster ferredoxin, giving the protein MAYKITDECISCGACEAECKNEAISEGETTYVIDPEKCTECVGIAEESRCAEVCPIDDCCTPDPEHKETKEQLLAKWRTLHPGEEPVTGTF; this is encoded by the coding sequence GTGGCCTATAAGATTACCGATGAGTGCATCAGTTGCGGTGCATGCGAGGCGGAATGTAAAAATGAGGCGATTAGTGAGGGCGAGACGACTTATGTAATAGACCCGGAAAAGTGCACCGAGTGTGTAGGAATCGCCGAAGAGTCGCGCTGTGCCGAGGTATGCCCGATCGACGATTGCTGTACCCCTGACCCAGAGCATAAAGAAACGAAGGAGCAGCTCCTGGCGAAGTGGCGCACGCTTCACCCGGGGGAGGAACCCGTCACGGGCACCTTTTAA
- a CDS encoding class I SAM-dependent methyltransferase, translated as MSIKPSWLYVPEWLLADTWHFPYAYKTFRKYIPRESLVLEVGFGSGRILTRIARELNCKCVGVEVEDDAFPSLSFFSQQHGVTVEAMKGDGFSLPFRDESFDVVYSEGVIEHFPIDRAAQMIREHARVCRTGGLVIISVPNKFAFLHSLTKLLLGQRFLFYPERSLSTFELFRLMALSGLNLVVRDGFAFGCQFYMFQAFFLDRISFPILKRINLRLLSLFKETSLYHFENPWLNSLVGFQTLVVGRR; from the coding sequence ATGTCAATAAAGCCCTCTTGGCTTTATGTTCCGGAGTGGCTCTTAGCTGACACCTGGCATTTTCCATATGCCTATAAAACCTTCCGCAAATACATCCCTCGGGAGTCGCTTGTCCTTGAGGTTGGCTTTGGCAGCGGCAGAATCCTTACTCGAATAGCCAGGGAGCTGAACTGCAAATGTGTGGGCGTTGAGGTTGAGGATGACGCCTTCCCCTCGCTCTCCTTTTTCTCCCAACAACACGGGGTAACGGTGGAGGCGATGAAGGGCGATGGTTTCTCGCTCCCCTTCAGGGATGAGAGCTTCGATGTAGTTTACTCGGAGGGAGTGATCGAGCACTTCCCCATCGATCGAGCTGCGCAGATGATTCGGGAGCACGCTCGGGTTTGCCGAACGGGGGGTCTGGTAATCATATCCGTGCCCAACAAGTTCGCCTTTCTGCACTCTCTGACAAAGCTTCTGTTGGGCCAGAGGTTTCTCTTCTACCCTGAAAGGAGTCTCTCCACCTTCGAGCTTTTCCGACTGATGGCTCTCTCAGGTCTCAACCTGGTAGTGAGGGATGGCTTTGCCTTCGGCTGCCAGTTCTATATGTTCCAGGCTTTTTTCCTCGACCGGATCTCCTTCCCCATATTGAAAAGGATAAATTTAAGGCTACTTTCCCTGTTTAAGGAAACAAGCCTCTACCACTTTGAGAATCCGTGGTTAAATTCTCTGGTCGGCTTTCAGACCTTGGTTGTAGGTCGACGGTAA
- a CDS encoding CvpA family protein — translation MNWFDIVLIVVLALSTLMGLWRGLISMVFPFIGLIIGVVLAGHYYGTVGGWLPIENTEYAGWAGYAIIIVGTLIVSVILAAFLRRFIRLVLLGWVDRLGGAVFGLALGGLFCAAALAASVKFDLGSNFIQDSGIAKLLLDWLPAVLVLLPGDFGDDVREFFQ, via the coding sequence ATGAACTGGTTCGACATTGTCCTCATAGTCGTTTTGGCGCTATCGACACTCATGGGTCTATGGCGAGGACTCATAAGCATGGTCTTCCCTTTTATCGGGCTCATAATTGGCGTTGTCCTGGCTGGTCACTACTACGGCACAGTCGGCGGGTGGCTGCCTATTGAGAACACCGAATACGCCGGATGGGCTGGCTATGCCATCATCATTGTCGGCACACTCATAGTGTCGGTTATATTGGCTGCTTTCCTGAGGAGATTCATCAGGTTGGTACTGCTGGGGTGGGTCGACCGCCTTGGTGGGGCCGTATTCGGCCTGGCACTGGGGGGCCTATTCTGTGCAGCGGCACTGGCAGCAAGTGTAAAGTTCGATTTAGGCTCAAATTTCATTCAGGATTCGGGCATCGCCAAACTGCTTCTAGACTGGCTTCCTGCGGTGCTTGTCCTGCTTCCCGGTGATTTCGGCGATGACGTGCGGGAATTCTTCCAGTAG